Proteins from a genomic interval of Dendropsophus ebraccatus isolate aDenEbr1 chromosome 6, aDenEbr1.pat, whole genome shotgun sequence:
- the PXDN gene encoding peroxidasin homolog isoform X1 yields MELCRAAGMWLVLAAGILLAFPQQSSSCPSRCLCFRTTVRCMHLMLETIPTVSAQTTILDLRFNRIKDIQPGALRNLKNLNTLLLNNNQIKRIPSGAFQDLENLKYLYLYKNEIQSIDRQAFKGLASLEQLYLHFNHIETLEPESFHHLPKLERLFLHNNRITHLVPGTFSQLESMKRLRLDSNALHCDCEILWLADLLKIYSESGNAQAAATCEYPRRLQGRSLSTITPAELNCERPRITSEPQDVDVTFGNTVYFTCRAEGNPKPEIIWLRNKNELSMKEDARLNLLEDGTLMIQNTQEADQGIYQCMAKNVAGEVKTPEVTLRYYGTPVRPSFVIQPQNTEVLVGESVTLECSAAGQPQPRITWTRGDRTPLPSDPRITITPSGGLYIQQVNQDDAGEYTCFASNSVDTIHSTGYIIVQAIPQFTVVPQDRNVFEGHTVDFHCEAQGNPQPVIAWTKGGNPLSVDRRHQVLATGTLRILRVALHDQGQYECQAVNIVGSKSTSAQLTVQARVTPVFATVPSDMTAEVGSEVHIPCSSQGDPLPVITWNKDGIQVTESGKFHISPHGFLGIRDVGPADQGRYECVARNSIGYSSTSMVLTVTVPEVSRTGDPFVTVSINEAIATVDRAINSTRSHLFDGRPRSPNDLLALFRYPRDPYTVEQARAGEIFERTLQLIQDHVQNGLMVDLNGTSYHYNDLVSPQYLNLIANLSGCKAHRPIINCTNMCFHQKYRTHDGTCNNLQHPMWGASLTAFERLLKSVYENGFNLPRGVGADRVYNGYPLPLPRTVSTTLIGTHTVTPDEQYTHMLMQWGQFLDHDLDSTVVALSQARFSDGQACSSVCTNDAPCFPVMIPPNDPRVRNNARCMFFVRSSPVCGSGMTSLLMNSVYPREQMNQLTSYIDASNVYGSSDHEAQEIRDSASHRGLLKQGIVQRSGKPLLPFATGPPTECMRDENESPIPCFLAGDFRANEQLGLTSMHTVWFREHNRIAAELLRLNPHWDGDTIYHEARKIIGAQMQHITYAHWLPKIFGEVGMKMLGEYQGYNPNINAGILNEFATAAFRFGHTLINPILFRLDENFQPIPQGHLPLHRAFFSPYRIVNEGGIDPLLRGLFGVAGKMRVTSQLLNTELTEKLFSMAHTVALDLAAINIQRGRDHGIPPYHDFRVFCNLSSVHTFEDLRNEIKNPDVIEKLRRLYGSPLNIDLFPALMVEDIIPGSRLGPTLMCLLTTQFRNLRNGDRLWYENPGVFTPAQLTQIKQTSLARVLCDNGDNITKVQPDVFKVAEFPHGYISCKKIPQLDLRLWKDCCEDCRSRGQFSSFSGHFRGKRSADHSYKEEKPQDAPSTNDVSDSAHTMNTTLSTEQPKNMPLVNDFKDFVLDMQKTITSLRKQIKKLESRLSSTDCTDETGRTRTTNERWNNDPCTKCECKNGSITCFVESCPSAPCLSPIKMEGTCCPVCTEAAQTT; encoded by the exons GTATCTTCATTTTAACCACATTGAGACCCTAGAACCAGAATCTTTCCATCATCTTCCCAAGTTGGAGAGATT GTTTTTACATAACAATCGAATCACTCACCTGGTGCCTGGCACTTTCAGCCAATTGGAATCTATGAAAAGACT GCGATTGGATTCCAATGCTCTTCACTGTGACTGTGAGATTCTTTGGTTGGCGGATCTTCTAAAGATCTACTCGGAATCTGGTAATGCTCAAGCAGCCGCTACCTGTGAGTACCCACGAAGGCTCCAGGGAAGATCTCTGTCCACGATTACACCGGCAGAACTGAACTGTG AGCGGCCAAGAATTACATCAGAACCTCAAGATGTGGACGTTACCTTTGGGAACACTGTGTACTTTACATGTCGAGCTGAAGGCAATCCCAAACCAGAGATCATCTGGCTCCGCAACAA AAATGAATTGAGCATGAAAGAGGATGCCCGGCTGAATCTCCTAGAAGATGGCACATTAATGATCCAGAATACTCAGGAGGCTGACCAGGGGATTTATCAGTGTATGGCAAAGAATGTTGCCGGTGAAGTTAAGACTCCTGAGGTTACTCTTCGGTATTATGGGACACCAG TTCGCCCGAGTTTTGTGATACAACCTCAGAACACAGAAGTACTGGTTGGTGAAAGTGTCACACTAGAGTGCAGTGCAGCCGGTCAACCACAACCAAGAATAACCTGGACCCGAGGGGATAGGACCCCATTACCCAGTGACCCTCGTATCACTATTACGCCATCCGGCGGACTGTACATTCAGCAAGTCAACCAAGATGATGCTGGGGAATACACGTGTTTTGCAAGCAACAGTGTGGATACTATTCACTCAACTGGTTACATCATAGTCCAAG CTATTCCACAGTTCACGGTTGTTCCACAGGATCGGAATGTTTTTGAAGGCCACACAGTCGACTTCCATTGTGAAGCACAGGGGAACCCACAACCTGTTATTGCCTGGACAAAAGGAG GAAACCCGCTGTCTGTTGACAGAAGACATCAAGTCCTGGCCACAGGGACCCTACGGATACTCCGTGTTGCCCTACATGACCAGGGACAGTACGAGTGTCAGGCTGTGAATATTGTGGGATCCAAAAGTACCTCGGCACAGCTGACCGTACAAGCCAGAG tTACCCCAGTTTTTGCCACTGTGCCCAGTGACATGACTGCAGAGGTCGGCTCTGAGGTTCATATTCCTTGCAGTTCCCAAGGAGATCCTTTACCTGTTATAACCTGGAACAAG GATGGCATACAAGTTACTGAAAGTGGGAAGTTCCACATTAGCCCTCATGGCTTTTTAGGGATCCGTGATGTTGGCCCAGCAGACCAAGGGCGCTACGAGTGCGTGGCGAGAAATAGTATTGGCTATTCTTCCACAAGCATGGTTCTAACTGTGACCG TTCCTGAAGTCAGTCGTACCGGGGACCCCTTTGTTACCGTATCAATTAATGAAGCCATCGCCACAGTCGACAGAGCGATCAATTCAACGCGGTCGCATTTATTTGACGG TCGTCCTCGTTCCCCAAATGATCTTCTGGCCCTCTTCAGATACCCTAGAGATCCATACACAGTGGAACAGGCTAGAGCAGGGGAAATATTTGAGCGAACCCTCCAGCTTATCCAGGACCATGTTCAGAATGGTTTGATGGTTGACCTAAATGGGACAA GTTATCACTACAATGATCTTGTATCCCCCCAGTACCTTAACCTCATTGCCAATCTCTCAGGATGTAAAGCGCACAGGCCGATAATTAATTGTACCAATATGTGTTTTCATCAGAAGTACAGAACCCACGATGGCACCTGCAATAACCTCCAGCATCCAATGTGGGGAGCGTCTTTGACAGCTTTTGAGCGTTTGTTGAAATCTGTGTACGAGAATGGATTTAACTTACCAAGGGGAGTAGGGGCTGATCGAGTTTATAATGGATACCCTCTTCCTCTGCCTCGTACAGTTTCTACAACATTGATTGGAACTCATACAGTAACTCCAGATGAACAGTATACTCACATGTTAATGCAGTGGGGTCAGTTCCTTGATCATGACCTGGACTCTACAGTAGTTGCACTAAGTCAGGCTAGGTTTTCTGATGGCCAGGCTTGCAGCTCAGTCTGTACAAACGATGCTCCATGTTTCCCTGTCATGATTCCTCCAAATGACCCGCGAGTCAGAAATAATGCTCGTTGTATGTTCTTTGTGCGTTCTAGTCCAGTTTGCGGAAGTGGAATGACCTCCTTACTGATGAACTCGGTCTACCCACGGGAACAAATGAACCAGTTGACCTCTTACATTGATGCTTCTAATGTCTATGGAAGCTCTGATCATGAAGCCCAGGAGATCAGAGATTCTGCGAGTCACCGAGGTCTTTTAAAACAAGGCATTGTTCAACGATCCGGAAAACCACTTCTACCTTTTGCAACTGGACCACCTACGGAGTGTATGAGGGATGAAAATGAAAGTCCTATTCCATGCTTCTTAGCCGGTGATTTCCGAGCCAATGAGCAGCTAGGTTTGACAAGCATGCATACTGTGTGGTTTAGAGAACATAACAGAATTGCTGCCGAACTGCTGAGACTAAACCCTCATTGGGATGGTGATACAATTTACCATGAGGCTCGTAAAATTATTGGAGCTCAAATGCAACACATAACATATGCCCATTGGCTACCAAAGATTTTTGGAGAAGTTGGCATGAAAATGCTTGGAGAATACCAAGGTTATAACCCCAATATAAACGCTGGAATTCTTAATGAGTTTGCAACGGCAGCCTTTAGATTTGGCCACACACTTATCAATCCAATTCTTTTCCGACTGGATGAAAACTTTCAACCGATTCCACAAGGTCATTTACCTCTTCACAGAGCCTTCTTCTCCCCATACAGGATTGTAAATGAGGGTGGTATTGATCCTCTTCTTCGAGGCCTTTTTGGGGTAGCTGGCAAAATGCGTGTTACGTCTCAGTTATTAAACACAGAGCTCACTGAAAAGCTCTTCTCAATGGCTCACACTGTGGCATTGGATTTGGCAGCCATCAACATTCAGAGAGGACGCGACCATGGAATACCACCATATCATGACTTTAGGGTATTCTGTAATCTCTCGTCTGTGCACACTTTCGAAGACTTGAGGAATGAAATTAAGAATCCAGATGTCATCGAAAAGCTACGAAG gttaTATGGTTCACCTCTAAATATAGATCTTTTTCCCGCACTCATGGTGGAAGATATAATTCCAGGTAGCAGGTTGGGGCCTACTCTAATGTGCCTTCTTACTACTCAGTTCAGAAATCTAAGGAATGGTGACAG GCTTTGGTATGAGAATCCTGGTGTGTTCACGCCGGCTCAGCTCACACAAATCAAGCAGACCTCTCTGGCGAGAGTCCTCTGTGACAATGGAGACAACATCACCAAAGTGCAACCAGATGTGTTTAAAGTAGCCGAGTTCCCACATGGTTACATTAGTTGTAAGAAGATACCCCAGCTGGATCTCCGCCTCTGGAAAGATTGCTGTGAAG ACTGCAGGTCACGAGGACAGTTTAGCTCCTTCTCGGGTCACTTCCGAGGGAAACGCTCCGCAGACCACAGCTACAAAGAAGAGAAACCCCAGGATGCCCCTTCGACCAATGACGTTTCTGA CTCAGCACATACTATGAATACCACTCTCAGCACTGAACAACCAAAGAATATGCCACTCGTCAACGACTTTAAGGATTTTGTTCTTGATATGCAAAAGACAATTACAAGTTTAAGGAAACAG ATCAAAAAGCTTGAGTCGCGGTTAAGCAGTACGGATTGCACTGATGAAACTGGAAGGACGCGCACCACTAATGAGAGATGGAACAACGATCCTTGTACAAAATGTGAATGTAAA AATGGGTCCATTACATGTTTTGTGGAATCCTGCCCCTCTGCTCCATGTTTATCGCCAATAAAAATGGAAGGAACTTGCTGTCCTGTCTGCACAGAAGCCGCACAGACCACATAA
- the PXDN gene encoding peroxidasin homolog isoform X2 yields MKRLRLDSNALHCDCEILWLADLLKIYSESGNAQAAATCEYPRRLQGRSLSTITPAELNCERPRITSEPQDVDVTFGNTVYFTCRAEGNPKPEIIWLRNKNELSMKEDARLNLLEDGTLMIQNTQEADQGIYQCMAKNVAGEVKTPEVTLRYYGTPVRPSFVIQPQNTEVLVGESVTLECSAAGQPQPRITWTRGDRTPLPSDPRITITPSGGLYIQQVNQDDAGEYTCFASNSVDTIHSTGYIIVQAIPQFTVVPQDRNVFEGHTVDFHCEAQGNPQPVIAWTKGGNPLSVDRRHQVLATGTLRILRVALHDQGQYECQAVNIVGSKSTSAQLTVQARVTPVFATVPSDMTAEVGSEVHIPCSSQGDPLPVITWNKDGIQVTESGKFHISPHGFLGIRDVGPADQGRYECVARNSIGYSSTSMVLTVTVPEVSRTGDPFVTVSINEAIATVDRAINSTRSHLFDGRPRSPNDLLALFRYPRDPYTVEQARAGEIFERTLQLIQDHVQNGLMVDLNGTSYHYNDLVSPQYLNLIANLSGCKAHRPIINCTNMCFHQKYRTHDGTCNNLQHPMWGASLTAFERLLKSVYENGFNLPRGVGADRVYNGYPLPLPRTVSTTLIGTHTVTPDEQYTHMLMQWGQFLDHDLDSTVVALSQARFSDGQACSSVCTNDAPCFPVMIPPNDPRVRNNARCMFFVRSSPVCGSGMTSLLMNSVYPREQMNQLTSYIDASNVYGSSDHEAQEIRDSASHRGLLKQGIVQRSGKPLLPFATGPPTECMRDENESPIPCFLAGDFRANEQLGLTSMHTVWFREHNRIAAELLRLNPHWDGDTIYHEARKIIGAQMQHITYAHWLPKIFGEVGMKMLGEYQGYNPNINAGILNEFATAAFRFGHTLINPILFRLDENFQPIPQGHLPLHRAFFSPYRIVNEGGIDPLLRGLFGVAGKMRVTSQLLNTELTEKLFSMAHTVALDLAAINIQRGRDHGIPPYHDFRVFCNLSSVHTFEDLRNEIKNPDVIEKLRRLYGSPLNIDLFPALMVEDIIPGSRLGPTLMCLLTTQFRNLRNGDRLWYENPGVFTPAQLTQIKQTSLARVLCDNGDNITKVQPDVFKVAEFPHGYISCKKIPQLDLRLWKDCCEDCRSRGQFSSFSGHFRGKRSADHSYKEEKPQDAPSTNDVSDSAHTMNTTLSTEQPKNMPLVNDFKDFVLDMQKTITSLRKQIKKLESRLSSTDCTDETGRTRTTNERWNNDPCTKCECKNGSITCFVESCPSAPCLSPIKMEGTCCPVCTEAAQTT; encoded by the exons ATGAAAAGACT GCGATTGGATTCCAATGCTCTTCACTGTGACTGTGAGATTCTTTGGTTGGCGGATCTTCTAAAGATCTACTCGGAATCTGGTAATGCTCAAGCAGCCGCTACCTGTGAGTACCCACGAAGGCTCCAGGGAAGATCTCTGTCCACGATTACACCGGCAGAACTGAACTGTG AGCGGCCAAGAATTACATCAGAACCTCAAGATGTGGACGTTACCTTTGGGAACACTGTGTACTTTACATGTCGAGCTGAAGGCAATCCCAAACCAGAGATCATCTGGCTCCGCAACAA AAATGAATTGAGCATGAAAGAGGATGCCCGGCTGAATCTCCTAGAAGATGGCACATTAATGATCCAGAATACTCAGGAGGCTGACCAGGGGATTTATCAGTGTATGGCAAAGAATGTTGCCGGTGAAGTTAAGACTCCTGAGGTTACTCTTCGGTATTATGGGACACCAG TTCGCCCGAGTTTTGTGATACAACCTCAGAACACAGAAGTACTGGTTGGTGAAAGTGTCACACTAGAGTGCAGTGCAGCCGGTCAACCACAACCAAGAATAACCTGGACCCGAGGGGATAGGACCCCATTACCCAGTGACCCTCGTATCACTATTACGCCATCCGGCGGACTGTACATTCAGCAAGTCAACCAAGATGATGCTGGGGAATACACGTGTTTTGCAAGCAACAGTGTGGATACTATTCACTCAACTGGTTACATCATAGTCCAAG CTATTCCACAGTTCACGGTTGTTCCACAGGATCGGAATGTTTTTGAAGGCCACACAGTCGACTTCCATTGTGAAGCACAGGGGAACCCACAACCTGTTATTGCCTGGACAAAAGGAG GAAACCCGCTGTCTGTTGACAGAAGACATCAAGTCCTGGCCACAGGGACCCTACGGATACTCCGTGTTGCCCTACATGACCAGGGACAGTACGAGTGTCAGGCTGTGAATATTGTGGGATCCAAAAGTACCTCGGCACAGCTGACCGTACAAGCCAGAG tTACCCCAGTTTTTGCCACTGTGCCCAGTGACATGACTGCAGAGGTCGGCTCTGAGGTTCATATTCCTTGCAGTTCCCAAGGAGATCCTTTACCTGTTATAACCTGGAACAAG GATGGCATACAAGTTACTGAAAGTGGGAAGTTCCACATTAGCCCTCATGGCTTTTTAGGGATCCGTGATGTTGGCCCAGCAGACCAAGGGCGCTACGAGTGCGTGGCGAGAAATAGTATTGGCTATTCTTCCACAAGCATGGTTCTAACTGTGACCG TTCCTGAAGTCAGTCGTACCGGGGACCCCTTTGTTACCGTATCAATTAATGAAGCCATCGCCACAGTCGACAGAGCGATCAATTCAACGCGGTCGCATTTATTTGACGG TCGTCCTCGTTCCCCAAATGATCTTCTGGCCCTCTTCAGATACCCTAGAGATCCATACACAGTGGAACAGGCTAGAGCAGGGGAAATATTTGAGCGAACCCTCCAGCTTATCCAGGACCATGTTCAGAATGGTTTGATGGTTGACCTAAATGGGACAA GTTATCACTACAATGATCTTGTATCCCCCCAGTACCTTAACCTCATTGCCAATCTCTCAGGATGTAAAGCGCACAGGCCGATAATTAATTGTACCAATATGTGTTTTCATCAGAAGTACAGAACCCACGATGGCACCTGCAATAACCTCCAGCATCCAATGTGGGGAGCGTCTTTGACAGCTTTTGAGCGTTTGTTGAAATCTGTGTACGAGAATGGATTTAACTTACCAAGGGGAGTAGGGGCTGATCGAGTTTATAATGGATACCCTCTTCCTCTGCCTCGTACAGTTTCTACAACATTGATTGGAACTCATACAGTAACTCCAGATGAACAGTATACTCACATGTTAATGCAGTGGGGTCAGTTCCTTGATCATGACCTGGACTCTACAGTAGTTGCACTAAGTCAGGCTAGGTTTTCTGATGGCCAGGCTTGCAGCTCAGTCTGTACAAACGATGCTCCATGTTTCCCTGTCATGATTCCTCCAAATGACCCGCGAGTCAGAAATAATGCTCGTTGTATGTTCTTTGTGCGTTCTAGTCCAGTTTGCGGAAGTGGAATGACCTCCTTACTGATGAACTCGGTCTACCCACGGGAACAAATGAACCAGTTGACCTCTTACATTGATGCTTCTAATGTCTATGGAAGCTCTGATCATGAAGCCCAGGAGATCAGAGATTCTGCGAGTCACCGAGGTCTTTTAAAACAAGGCATTGTTCAACGATCCGGAAAACCACTTCTACCTTTTGCAACTGGACCACCTACGGAGTGTATGAGGGATGAAAATGAAAGTCCTATTCCATGCTTCTTAGCCGGTGATTTCCGAGCCAATGAGCAGCTAGGTTTGACAAGCATGCATACTGTGTGGTTTAGAGAACATAACAGAATTGCTGCCGAACTGCTGAGACTAAACCCTCATTGGGATGGTGATACAATTTACCATGAGGCTCGTAAAATTATTGGAGCTCAAATGCAACACATAACATATGCCCATTGGCTACCAAAGATTTTTGGAGAAGTTGGCATGAAAATGCTTGGAGAATACCAAGGTTATAACCCCAATATAAACGCTGGAATTCTTAATGAGTTTGCAACGGCAGCCTTTAGATTTGGCCACACACTTATCAATCCAATTCTTTTCCGACTGGATGAAAACTTTCAACCGATTCCACAAGGTCATTTACCTCTTCACAGAGCCTTCTTCTCCCCATACAGGATTGTAAATGAGGGTGGTATTGATCCTCTTCTTCGAGGCCTTTTTGGGGTAGCTGGCAAAATGCGTGTTACGTCTCAGTTATTAAACACAGAGCTCACTGAAAAGCTCTTCTCAATGGCTCACACTGTGGCATTGGATTTGGCAGCCATCAACATTCAGAGAGGACGCGACCATGGAATACCACCATATCATGACTTTAGGGTATTCTGTAATCTCTCGTCTGTGCACACTTTCGAAGACTTGAGGAATGAAATTAAGAATCCAGATGTCATCGAAAAGCTACGAAG gttaTATGGTTCACCTCTAAATATAGATCTTTTTCCCGCACTCATGGTGGAAGATATAATTCCAGGTAGCAGGTTGGGGCCTACTCTAATGTGCCTTCTTACTACTCAGTTCAGAAATCTAAGGAATGGTGACAG GCTTTGGTATGAGAATCCTGGTGTGTTCACGCCGGCTCAGCTCACACAAATCAAGCAGACCTCTCTGGCGAGAGTCCTCTGTGACAATGGAGACAACATCACCAAAGTGCAACCAGATGTGTTTAAAGTAGCCGAGTTCCCACATGGTTACATTAGTTGTAAGAAGATACCCCAGCTGGATCTCCGCCTCTGGAAAGATTGCTGTGAAG ACTGCAGGTCACGAGGACAGTTTAGCTCCTTCTCGGGTCACTTCCGAGGGAAACGCTCCGCAGACCACAGCTACAAAGAAGAGAAACCCCAGGATGCCCCTTCGACCAATGACGTTTCTGA CTCAGCACATACTATGAATACCACTCTCAGCACTGAACAACCAAAGAATATGCCACTCGTCAACGACTTTAAGGATTTTGTTCTTGATATGCAAAAGACAATTACAAGTTTAAGGAAACAG ATCAAAAAGCTTGAGTCGCGGTTAAGCAGTACGGATTGCACTGATGAAACTGGAAGGACGCGCACCACTAATGAGAGATGGAACAACGATCCTTGTACAAAATGTGAATGTAAA AATGGGTCCATTACATGTTTTGTGGAATCCTGCCCCTCTGCTCCATGTTTATCGCCAATAAAAATGGAAGGAACTTGCTGTCCTGTCTGCACAGAAGCCGCACAGACCACATAA